Within Pseudomonas cichorii, the genomic segment CACACCCGTCAGAATCGCCCGCCCCTGCGCCGCGCTGCCCAAGTAACCGGAAAGCACGGCATCGCAGTTACCCAACTCACCAATCGCCGCAATACCTTCGATCAGTGCCGGGATCTGCTGCGGAGCCAGCACTTCGCCGGCCCATTGCTTGTATTGGGTGTGGTTGGAGAACTGGACCGTGTTGAGCGGCCAGACATTGACCCCGATACGCTGCATGGGGAACACCGCTGCGCCATTGCCTGCGTGGCCGAATACCACGTGAGACTGAATGGCGAGCAAGTGGGGTGTACGTTTCATGGGAAGATCCTGAACACGATGCAAATGCAGTAATAAGAAATTTAAGTCGCGCAGTATGGCTGTAAATCACTTTGGGCAGTTAAGCTGAAGACTCCTGCGTAGGAGCACTCTGCCATGCTGACCCTGGGAAACATTTTCGTGCTGATGCTGTTCGCAAGTGCGGCAGCCTGGTTGTGGCATGCCCACGGTCTGCGCGAGCGGGCGCTGGAGCGCGTCAAACAGCATTGCGCCCGACTCGATCTGGAACTGCTGGACGGCAATGTCGCCCTGCGCCGCCTGGCCTTTGTCCGCGATGCGCAAGGCCACAGGCGTCTGGCACGCATCTATGGCTTCGAGTTCACGGTTACCGGCGAACAGCGTCATCCGGGCACTATCACCATGTTCGGTGCCCATTCGGCGCAGATCGAACTCGCACCCTACCCGTTTGAAATTAAAACGCCACCACCTAGCGCCGAAATCATCGAAATGAACAAGTGGCGCGAGACTCATCAGCAACGCAAGCAGTGAGCCAATTGCGCCTTTAGCGTTGCGCTGTCCTGTGGTGTCTGGAAGATCAGTTCCAGACGCGAATCCTGACGCCACTCGCTGCCTTGCCATTCAAGGCGCGAGCCCTCCAGCCCATTGGCTGAAAACCAGCCTTCGGGGCTGTGGATAACCATCTTCGCACGCCGCCAGGCGAGGCTTTCCAGCCACTGGGTCAGCTTCTCCAGGTCAAATTGCCGGGAAGGATGCCAGCGCCAACCGATACTCCAGCCCTCCGCACTCTCCTGACTCAGGCAGATCGGCTCCTTCGGATCAGTCCACACGGCAGGCAGTGGCCCGAGACTTCGGGGCAGAACGAGGTTATCCACAGCGCGGTTATCCACAGCACTTCGCTGCGCAAAGCCCGGCAAGTGCGCCAACTCAAGCTGCCCTTGCTCGACCCAGACCAGCGAATGTGCCGGCAATGCCTCAGCCAGCCGCTGACGTGATGCTTCGTCGATGTTCTGTGACTTGTTCATCACCACCAGCCCCGCCTCCGCCAGCGCTTGCTGCTGGGTGGCCGGTAGCGGCTGGCCTGCCGCCATGTTCATGGCGTCCAGCACCATCACGCCAGGCTGAACACTGAGCACGCCCAGCCAGGGCGCCTGGCGCAACTGAGCCATGAGTTGCAGCGGATGACCAAGGCCTGAAGGTTCGATGAACAACCGGTCGGGCCGCGCCTTGCGAAGCAGACGCCCAAGGCCGATCTGAAACGGCACGCCGTTGACGCAACACAGGCAGCCGCCAGCCACTTCGCCAAGTGCGATACCATCGACGTCCACGCTCAGGAGCGCAGCATCCAGACCGATCTGGCCGAACTCGTTGATCAGCACCGCCCAGCGCTCATCGGCCGGTTTCTGGCTCAGCAGGTGCTTGATCAGGCTGGTCTTGCCGGCGCCCAGCGGGCCACCGATCACATGGGTCGGGATGTTCTGCAGCATCTGGAGTCGCTTCTGAGAGTGTCGTTTGCAAACAATGATGAAGGAAAGCTGACAATGAGAGCCCTGAGGCTGCCCGTTCGATTGGCATTGATGCTGCTGGCAATGACATCCGGCAAGGTAGGGGCCCAAGCGTGTCTGGTGCACAGTCAGGCAGAGAGGTTAGACGTCAAAGTCTGTCAGGAAAACCTGAATATCCCGAAAGACCTGTTTCGAGACGGCTTCTGCAAACCGCAACTGGCAGGTCAGAAAACAGAAGTGACCTTCTCGGAAAGCTGCCCGGCCGGCGCCTTTGGCATCTGCAGCAACGCACAGGTCGCCAATATGCCCTATCACGAGAATATCCACTATTACGGCATTGCCAGTGACGCGCTTTACCTCAAGCCGTTTTGTGAGGGGCAAAGCAAGGGCAAGTGGCTGACGCCCAATTAAGCCAGCCAGTCCAGAGTCAGGATCAGACGCCGTTCGTTGCGCTCCAGTTGCGGCGAACGATGCACCAGCCCCAAACCTTCGTTGCCGCTCCAGCGCTCGCCCTTGAGCAAGGCCACTGCACCGCAATCGATCTGCTGGATTCGATCCGGGTCCTGCGGTTCGGCTTCAGGACTGCCAAGCTGCTTGCGGTCGATGGCGTGTTCCTTGAGCCACTGGCTGCCGATCCCGGCATAGGTGGTGACCAGCCGCACCGGCACGTGATCCACATGAAAGCGCGGGCACATGGCCTTGTCCAGCGCACGCAGGCGCAGACCGACGCACTCGGCGCCCAGCAGGCACGCATAGGCGCTGACCAGCCACGACACGTCTGCGATAAACCCGTCATACCCCTGCAGGTCGGCATAGCCCGAGGCCAGGCCTTGCAGGTTGGGTTCGACATCGCCGCCCTGCACGTCCAGGGTCATGGACTCCGCCAAAGGCTCGTTCAAGGACAACAGCAAGGCGCCGAAGTCCTCGATATGCGCAGGCAACTGGCGCTGCCAGACCGACAGATTGACGCCGTCCTCCAGCACCTGTCCCAGCACTTCAGGGGTATTGCCCTGCACCTGACGGGCGCGGGGCTGGAACTTCAAGACCGGAGCGAGCATCAGGCAGCCTCCTCGGCGTGCCAGTCGCCAAACGGGTCGGGCAGCAAGCGCCAGGTTTCCACGCCCATGGCCAGTTCGTCATCGGTGAGCAGGCAAGTATCCAGCTCGGCGGTGAGCTGGGCGAAGTCGATGTTTTGCCCGATGAACACCAGTTCCTGGCGGCAATCACCGGTTTCAGGCGACCAGTTGTCCATGATCGACGTAATGTTCTCCTGATCCTGAGGCCAGTGTGCGCGACTCACGAAGCGCCACCAGCGGCCCGCAAAGCCGTGGCGCATCAGGCCGCCAGCCTGGGACCAGCTACCGGCGTCCTTGTATTTGCTCGCCAGCCAGAAGAAGCCCTTGGAGCGCAGCAGTTTGCCGTTGGTCCATGGCCGGTCGATAAAGCTGAAAAAGCGCTCCGGATGGAAAGGCCGACGCGCCCGGTAAGCCGTGGAAGCGATGCCGTACTCTTCGGTTTCCGGCACGTGCTCGCCGCGCATTTCCTTGAGCCAGCCCGGTGCCTGGGAAGCACGCTCGAAGTCGAAACGGCCGGTGTTGAGGATGGTCGACAGCGGCACCTGCCCCATGACCATCGGCACGATCTCGGCATGGGCATTGAGGCGCTTAAGGATGGCCATCAGTTCTTCGCGTTCGCTGGAGCTGATCAGGTCGATCTTGCTGAGCAGGATCACATCCGCAAACTCGATCTGCTCGATCAGCAGGTCGGTAATCGAGCGGTCATCGTCTTCGCCCAGGGTTTCACCACGGGTGGCCAGGCTTTCGGAAGCCTGATAGTCGAGCATGAAGTTGACGCCATCGACCACGGTCACCATGGTGTCCAGACGCGCCATGTCCGCCAGACTGTTACCCGCTTCATCGCGAAAGGTAAAGGTTTCGGCCACCGGCAGGGGTTCTGAAATACCCGTGGATTCGATCAGCAGGTAATCGAAGCGCCCGTCCTGAGCCAGACGGCTGACCTCTTCGAGCAGGTCTTCGCGCAAGGTGCAGCAGATGCAGCCGTTGCTCATCTCGATCAACTTCTCTTCAGCACGGTTCAGGCTGACATCGCGCTGAACTTCGCCGCCATCGATGTTGATCTCGCTCATATCGTTGACGATAACGGCGACTCGAAGATTTTCGCGATTGCGCAGCACGTAATTGAGGAGAGTGCTTTTCCCGGCTCCAAGAAAACCGGACAGAACGGTAACAGGCAGACGATTCGACATCAGGATTCTCGGGCCAGGTTGCAAGGCTTGCACCTTGTTGATGTAGGCTGCACCGGGTCTGTTATCGACACCTTGGCAGCCAGCTCTAATCACCCGCCAATGTTATAGTATAACGATGCAAAATTGCCAACCCGTTCGACAAAGGGCGTCTGCGTGAAACACATTTCAAAAGGCTTGTTCACGTTACTGCTATTGATCAGCACTCAAATAATGGCCGCAGGCCCGCGGCCCAGCGTGGATATGGCGACCTGCACTCGCAGCGCGACCCTGCTGGCGTGCAGCGATGCGCAAGGCAATGGCTACAGCGTCGCCACAGCGGGTTCGACCACATATTTGCGGGGCTATGAAGTGATTGGTAAAAAACGCTGGGCGCAGACCAACAGCCGGTTCGATCAGTTGACCTTCTTCACCGGCCTGGCCTCGAATGGCGATGCCTGGATAGGCACCATCCAGCGTATCGGCTGGACCACCATCACACGGGTTTCCAGCTCCGATGGCACACGCAGCAAGATCACTTGTAGCCGCCTGAATGGCTGCCACTGAGCCTCATCAGGCCTGGGCCTGTTTCTTCTGTTCCTGAACCCAGGCCATGTGGGAATCCAGCGGCGGGTTGCGCTGGAAGTAACGCTGCAACCCCTCGAACAGACCATCGGCAACGGCCTGCTGATGGCGCGCCGTCACCAGCCGCTGACTGTCGCGACTGTTAGAGATAAAACCGGTTTCCACCAGGATCGACGGCACATCCGGTGACTTGAGCACCGCGAACCCGGCCTGTTCCACGCGTTTCTGATGCAGCGTGGTAATGCCTTCAAGACTGCCGAGTACGGTATGGCCCAGTTGCAGGCTGGCGGCGATGGTGGCGTTCATCGACATGTCGAGAATCACGCCAGCCAGCATCGGGTCCTTGTCCTTGAGATTGAGCAACGAGGTGGCGCCCAGCAGGTCGGCACCGTTTTCACGCTGAGCCATGAAACGCGCCGTCGCGGATGTCGCGCCGCCTTCGGACAGAGCGAACACCGAAGCGCCGGAAGCCGTCAGGCGCGGCGCAGCATCGGCATGCACCGAGATAAACATGTCGGCCTTGGACTTGTGGGCAAATTCCACGCGCTTGCGCAGAGGCACAAAGAAGTCATCGTTGCGCACCAGCCGCACATCGAAGCCTTTTTCACGCTTCAAGCGCTTGGCCAGCAGTTGAGCGATGGACAGTACAACGTCCTTTTCCCGCTCGCCTCGGGAACCGACAGCGCCAGGGTCCTTGCCGCCATGCCCGGCATCGACCACCACCATGATGTCCCGCTTCGGATGAGCCTTATCAGTGGCCTGCGCCTGAACCGGAGGCGGCGGCGCGACAGCGGCCATCTGCACCGGCGCACTGGCGGTGGAACTCAGGTCCAGCACCAGGCGATGGCCCTGCCCGCCTTCCGGCCCGAGCAGAAAGCTGTTGAGCTGCACAGGAGCAGTGAGGTCCAGCACGATGCGCGTGTCGTCGCAATGGCCGTAATGTCCGGAACGGATCGACTTGATCACCGTACGATCCAGCGCCAGTTGACTGAAATCACCGGTCAGCCGAGAGCCACTGACATCGATGATCAAACGGTCAGGCGCAACCAGGGTGAATGTCTTGTATTGCACTGGCCCGCTCAGGTCGAGCACCAGCCTCAGCTTGTCATCGCTACGCCATAGCCGTGCATTGCGGATCTGCGTGGCACTGGCCCCAAAAGGCAAGGCCAGCGCAGCGCTGGCCAGAAGCATGTTGAGCAGGATTTGACGTCGGTGCATGGCAGGTCTCACGAAACAAGGCGAGCATCCCGGCTCATGAAGTATCACCGCAACAATAGTAATAACATAACACCATGTTACAAGTGAAACTTGAAGCCTTACATGAAGATTGGCACCGACGAGAATCCTCTAATTACGGGCAGTAAGTACATGACCGAAAAGAAAAATGTTCCACGTGGAACGTCATCAGCTCCGTGGAGCGACTGCACCGCACTGCGGCCCTAGCCAGACGGCACGAGTATCCATGCTGCCGTTCTGTTGCTGGCCGGTAGCATTGAAGGTGCCGACCACCTTGGTGGTGAACTCGCGATTACTGAGAAACTGTGCCTGCCCGGTGCCTTGAGCCTTGGGACAACTGAACTGGAAGTTCCAGGTCTGGCCGTTGCGAGCAGTGATCTTCTGCGAACAGCCGGATTTAGGATCGGTCAGGGGAATATCGTCCGACTTGACCTGTGCTTCGGTCAGGCAGAACCGTACGCCTTGCCCACCCAGCGTGACGCCTTGCTTCTGCATCATCTGTTCCATCATGGCGCGCTGCTCAGGCGGCAGGTTCTTCAATTGGCCCAGCATCAGTTGCAGATCCGGCAGCGCCTGACCATCGACTTGCATGTTGCTGGAGGTCAGCTCCCACAAGCCCGGTTGCAGCATCTGTGCATGAGCCACGGGGGCTGCCAGACAAAACATCAACGCCAACGCGCGTTTGTTCATTTAAAAATCCTCGTAAGAACATTGCCCAGACAAGCCTGAGCGGGCCGACGCATCTTAGACGACAGAAGCGTTGACCAGTTGCACCGCGATTAAAATAGCGACAATCCCGAGCGGCTGTGGTCTGTTATAGGCGCAAAAGTGAGGAGCATTGTTTACGTATGGATTTCCATAGCCCGTACTTCTTCGGCTACATCCTGGCGTTCATTCATCTGGTGGGCGCAGTTGCCGCCATCCATGCATTGCTGACCGTGCGCACCGCGCAAGGCGCGATTGCCTGGGCGATGCCGCTGTTCTTCATTCCTTACTTCACCCTGATCCCTTATCTGGTCTTCGGACGCAGTTCGTTCGATGCCTATATCAAGGCCCGCCGTGACGCCAACAGCGAAATGCGCAACGCTATCACCAACCTGAATTGGCGGCCCTGGATCGAGGAGGCCGTGGCCGCACGGCGTTCGGACGCTTATGCCTCGCTGCGCGCTATGCCCAAACTTGGGCGCATGCCGGCTCTGGCCAATAACGAAGTCAAATTGCTGATCAATGGCCAGGCCAGTTTCGATGCCATGTTCGCCGCCATCGAGCAGGCCCGGCAGACGATCCTCGTACAGTTTTTCATCATTCATGACGACGAACTCGGCCGCCGTCTGCAAACCCTGCTGCTGAAAAAGGCCGCCGAGGGTGTGGCGATTTTCGTGCTCTATGATCGGATAGGCAGCCATGCCCTGCCCGCTTCCTACAGCGAAAAGCTGCGCGCAGGCAGTGTGCAGATCAAGGCCTTTGCCACCCATGGCGGCTGGCTCAATCGCTTCCAGATCAACTTCCGCAACCACCGCAAGATAGTCGTGGTCGATGGGCTGAAAGGCTATCTGGGCGGGCACAACGTCGGTGATGAATACCTGGGCCTCAAGCCGCCACTCTCACCCTGGCGCGATACTCATGTGCAGGTGATCGGCCCGGTGGTGGCCTGCCTGCAAGAGTCATTCGCCGAAGACTGGTTCTGGGCCACCCGTGAATTACCCCCCATGAACCTCCCTGAATCCTTTCCCGAACAGGGCGTGCTGTGCCAATTGCTGGCCAGCGGCCCGGCTGATGCGCAGGAAACCTGTTCGCTGTTCTTTGTCGAAGCCATCCACGCGGCAACCGAGCGTGTATGGATCACCAGCCCTTATTTCATCCCCGACGAAGCCGTGACGGCAGCCTTGCATCTGGCGGTGTTGCGCGGTGTCGATGTCAGGCTGCTGCTGCCGTCGCGTCCCGATCATTACGTGGTGTACGCCGCCTCCACCCTCTTCGCCTTCGATGCCGTGCGGGCTGGCGTGCGGGTGTTCCGCTACAAGCCGGGCTTCCTGCATCAGAAAGTGGTGTTGGTGGATAACGAAATCACCGCCATCGGCAGCGCCAACCTCGACAACCGTTCGTTCCGGCTGAATTTCGAGCTGATGCTGCTGACGGTCGATACGAATTTCGCTCGTGAGGTTGAAGCCATGCTGACGGACGACTTCAACCTGAGCCACGAGATCTCCCTTGAGGAAAGCCGCGAAACACGCCACCTGCACCAGTTGGGCATGCGCGTGGCCAGGTTGATCTCGCCAATCCTTTAGCCTCAGCGATAAATGTCTTCACGGGTCAGCGGCAAGCTATGCCCCCCATGGGCAAAGGGTTTGACCGCCAGAATCTGGTGCAGATTGATCCATCCTCTGGCGAAGGCATAGGAACAACCAGCCAGATACAGCCGCCAGATACGCAAGGTGTGTTCGGGCACCAGCGCAGCGGCTTCGCTCAGGCGCGCCTCAAGGCGAGCGCTCCAGTGCTCCAGGGTGCGGGCGTAATGCAGGCGCAGGCTTTCGACATCGACGATTTCCAGCCCCGCGTCACTGATATGCGCGCTGATCATCGCCAAATGAGGCAGCTCGCCATTGGGGAACACGTAACGGTCGATGAACTCCCCGGCACCACGCCCCACCGGACGGCCATCGGTATGCAGGGCGGTAATACCGTGGTTCATCACCAGCCCGCCCTCCTTCACTGCACCCGAAAGACACTGGGTATAGAGCGGCAGGTTGCCGTGACCCACATGCTCGAACATGCCCACACTGACCACCTTGTCGAAGCGCTGGTCCTGAGGCAGATCGCGGTAATCGAGTAATTGCAGCTCGACCCTGTCCTGCAGACCCTCGGCGTTGACTCGCTCACGGGAGAGCGCCAACTGTTCCTGGCTCAAGGTGATACCGAACACCTTGACCCCATACTCCCGGGCCGCAAAACGCGACAGACCGCCCCAACCACAGCCCACATCCAGCAGGTACTCGCCGGGCTTGAGACGCAGCTTGCGGCACAGATGCTGGAATTTGTCCTGCTGCGCCTGCTCCAGCGTCTCCCTGCCGGTCTTGAAGTAGGCGCAGGAATAGACCATCTCCTGATCGAGCCAGAGCTGGTAAAAGCTGTTGGACAGGTCATAGTGATAGGCAATCGATGCCGCATCGGTGGCCTTGTCGTGCCGGGTTCGCACGGGAGAGCTGGCGTCTTCATTTTCCAGCAAGGCGCGGGTCAGCTCGTCGCAGACCCTGATGACTTCACTGATGGAGCCTTCCAGCTCCAGCCGCCCCTCTACAAAGGCGCTGCCCAGCAGGCCGAGACTTGGGTGGCTGAAATCGGACACCAGTTGCGGGTCCTTGACGACAATCGTGACACTGGGCGCAGGCCCCAGATCCAGCTCATGGCCGTCCCAGAGCTTGAGGCGCAATGGCAGGTGGAGATTCTGCAAGGCCGATGGAAGTTGCACGTTCATATCAATTGCCCCCCTATCCAGAAGCTGGAAAAGGGCAGTCCAGGCGGTTCAACCGCAACCGAGGCTATTGGCAGGGAAAAAATTACAGGGAACGGCCTTGTGCCCAATGATTCGAGCCAAACGTGCAGCCTTTCATGGATCACCCTAGTCTTGAATGACCATCAATTTGTAACGGAGTTCTTCAAGCTTGAGCGCCGTCTTACAATTTTAGTAAGGGCTCCTGAAAACGCAGCAACCGCCCGGCATTGCCCAGTACCAGCAAGGTGCTGAGGTTATGCAGCACCGCGGCCAGCATGGCGCCCGCTACACCCAGCAAACCGAAGGCTGCCAGTGCAACGATAGCCAATGTCCAGCCCAGGCCAATGACCACGTTCACTTGCAAGGTCTGACGACATAGACGGCTCAGGCGCACGCAAGTGCCAAGGCGACGCAAGTCGCTGCCGATCAGCACGATATCCGCCGAAGCCAGGGCGATATCGGCGCCACCTGCGCCCATGGCGACGCCGACGACACCGGCCTTCAAGGCCAGCGAATCGTTGATTCCGTCACCCACCACCATGGGCCTGAAGCCCTGGGCAATTTCACCTTTGACCCGGTTGAGCTTGTCTTCTGGCAGGGCCTGAGCCTGGACATCGACGATCCCCACTTCCCGCGCCAGCGTGTCAGCCACGGTCTGGCGATCACCAGTCAGCAACAATTGCCGTCCCAGGCCCAGCTCACGCAATTCGCCCAGCGCTTTATTTGCCTCGGGCTTGAGCGTGTCGGACAACAGCAACCAGGCCTGAAAGACGCCGTCCAGCGCCAGCCCGGCCAGCGGGCCGTCATGCTCGGGCACCGCTGGCGTGGCAATGCCCAGTTGCTCGAACAACTCGGGACGCCCCAATGCCGCTTCGCCATGGGCAGTCGAAGCCACCACTCCCAGCCCCTGGCGCTCGCGAATATCGCTGAGCGGCAGCAGTTGATCTTTATCCACAAGCCCGGCCAGTGCGCGACTGACCGGATGGCTGCTGGCCGACCCGAGGCTCGCGGCCAGTGGCAACAGGTCTGCATGCCCTGCGCTGTCCTGTATCGATTGCAGGCGCAAGGTGCCAAACGTCAGGGTGCCGGTTTTATCCACAACCAGAGAAGTCAGGTCCGCCAGCTCTTCGAGAAATGCCGAACTGCGGATCAGAATCCCGTGACGGGCAGCCACGGCAATCCCGGCAATCGCCGTGGCCGGAGCCGAAAGCACCAGCGCACACGGACAGGCAGCGACCAGCACGGCCAGCATCGCCTGTGCATCCTGAGTGATGAACCAGGTCAGCGCAGCAATCAACAGAACCAGCACCATGTAACTGCCGGCATAGCGCTCCAGCAGACGAGTGATGGGCGGCTTGGAACGCTCGGCGTTCTGCATCAACGCGATGACCTTACCCAGCGTGGACTGGTCGCCGGTGCGCGTCACTTCAATGCGCAGCAGGCCATCCAGGTTGATCGCCCCGCCGTAGACTTCCATGCCCGCCTGAGCCTCCAGCGGTACGGACTCACCGGTAATGGAGGAAGTATCGAGGCTGGCCTGACCGGAAAGCACCCGGCCATCGGCTGGAACCCGATCACCAGCCCGTACCTCGACCTGATCGCCCGCCTGCAGCGTCGAGTTATCCACTTCATGCACGCAGCCATCGGCCTTGATCAGTCGCGCGTGGCTGCGGGTCAACTGGCCAAGCGCCTGAATGGCTTCCTGGGAACCGATGACGCTACGCTCTTCCAGCACATGCCCGAAAATCATGATGATCGGCAGCAACGCCGCCGTCATGAGGTCGCCTGTAGCCCATGCGCCCAGCATCGCCAGAGCAATCAACTGGTCGGTAATCCCGTGCAGGCTCGGGTGCCGCAAACTGTGCCAGCCAGCACTGATCACCGGGATCGCCACCAGCAGCGAGGCCGCACCCAGCAGCAACTGGCTGACGCCGGTCTGCTCAGGCGCAATCAAACGCCAGATCAGGCCCAGCCCCAATAAGCCC encodes:
- the cfaB gene encoding C17 cyclopropane fatty acid synthase CfaB, producing MNVQLPSALQNLHLPLRLKLWDGHELDLGPAPSVTIVVKDPQLVSDFSHPSLGLLGSAFVEGRLELEGSISEVIRVCDELTRALLENEDASSPVRTRHDKATDAASIAYHYDLSNSFYQLWLDQEMVYSCAYFKTGRETLEQAQQDKFQHLCRKLRLKPGEYLLDVGCGWGGLSRFAAREYGVKVFGITLSQEQLALSRERVNAEGLQDRVELQLLDYRDLPQDQRFDKVVSVGMFEHVGHGNLPLYTQCLSGAVKEGGLVMNHGITALHTDGRPVGRGAGEFIDRYVFPNGELPHLAMISAHISDAGLEIVDVESLRLHYARTLEHWSARLEARLSEAAALVPEHTLRIWRLYLAGCSYAFARGWINLHQILAVKPFAHGGHSLPLTREDIYR
- a CDS encoding CobW family GTP-binding protein yields the protein MLQNIPTHVIGGPLGAGKTSLIKHLLSQKPADERWAVLINEFGQIGLDAALLSVDVDGIALGEVAGGCLCCVNGVPFQIGLGRLLRKARPDRLFIEPSGLGHPLQLMAQLRQAPWLGVLSVQPGVMVLDAMNMAAGQPLPATQQQALAEAGLVVMNKSQNIDEASRQRLAEALPAHSLVWVEQGQLELAHLPGFAQRSAVDNRAVDNLVLPRSLGPLPAVWTDPKEPICLSQESAEGWSIGWRWHPSRQFDLEKLTQWLESLAWRRAKMVIHSPEGWFSANGLEGSRLEWQGSEWRQDSRLELIFQTPQDSATLKAQLAHCLRC
- the zigA gene encoding zinc metallochaperone GTPase ZigA, coding for MSNRLPVTVLSGFLGAGKSTLLNYVLRNRENLRVAVIVNDMSEINIDGGEVQRDVSLNRAEEKLIEMSNGCICCTLREDLLEEVSRLAQDGRFDYLLIESTGISEPLPVAETFTFRDEAGNSLADMARLDTMVTVVDGVNFMLDYQASESLATRGETLGEDDDRSITDLLIEQIEFADVILLSKIDLISSSEREELMAILKRLNAHAEIVPMVMGQVPLSTILNTGRFDFERASQAPGWLKEMRGEHVPETEEYGIASTAYRARRPFHPERFFSFIDRPWTNGKLLRSKGFFWLASKYKDAGSWSQAGGLMRHGFAGRWWRFVSRAHWPQDQENITSIMDNWSPETGDCRQELVFIGQNIDFAQLTAELDTCLLTDDELAMGVETWRLLPDPFGDWHAEEAA
- a CDS encoding glutamine synthetase yields the protein MAAGPRPSVDMATCTRSATLLACSDAQGNGYSVATAGSTTYLRGYEVIGKKRWAQTNSRFDQLTFFTGLASNGDAWIGTIQRIGWTTITRVSSSDGTRSKITCSRLNGCH
- a CDS encoding DUF1826 domain-containing protein, with protein sequence MLAPVLKFQPRARQVQGNTPEVLGQVLEDGVNLSVWQRQLPAHIEDFGALLLSLNEPLAESMTLDVQGGDVEPNLQGLASGYADLQGYDGFIADVSWLVSAYACLLGAECVGLRLRALDKAMCPRFHVDHVPVRLVTTYAGIGSQWLKEHAIDRKQLGSPEAEPQDPDRIQQIDCGAVALLKGERWSGNEGLGLVHRSPQLERNERRLILTLDWLA
- a CDS encoding cation-translocating P-type ATPase, which produces MSGEAVHTHARPEATSLLSGAEQRSAARQLTLAMLALGLLGLGLIWRLIAPEQTGVSQLLLGAASLLVAIPVISAGWHSLRHPSLHGITDQLIALAMLGAWATGDLMTAALLPIIMIFGHVLEERSVIGSQEAIQALGQLTRSHARLIKADGCVHEVDNSTLQAGDQVEVRAGDRVPADGRVLSGQASLDTSSITGESVPLEAQAGMEVYGGAINLDGLLRIEVTRTGDQSTLGKVIALMQNAERSKPPITRLLERYAGSYMVLVLLIAALTWFITQDAQAMLAVLVAACPCALVLSAPATAIAGIAVAARHGILIRSSAFLEELADLTSLVVDKTGTLTFGTLRLQSIQDSAGHADLLPLAASLGSASSHPVSRALAGLVDKDQLLPLSDIRERQGLGVVASTAHGEAALGRPELFEQLGIATPAVPEHDGPLAGLALDGVFQAWLLLSDTLKPEANKALGELRELGLGRQLLLTGDRQTVADTLAREVGIVDVQAQALPEDKLNRVKGEIAQGFRPMVVGDGINDSLALKAGVVGVAMGAGGADIALASADIVLIGSDLRRLGTCVRLSRLCRQTLQVNVVIGLGWTLAIVALAAFGLLGVAGAMLAAVLHNLSTLLVLGNAGRLLRFQEPLLKL
- a CDS encoding DUF3301 domain-containing protein, with protein sequence MLTLGNIFVLMLFASAAAWLWHAHGLRERALERVKQHCARLDLELLDGNVALRRLAFVRDAQGHRRLARIYGFEFTVTGEQRHPGTITMFGAHSAQIELAPYPFEIKTPPPSAEIIEMNKWRETHQQRKQ
- a CDS encoding DUF3617 domain-containing protein; the encoded protein is MNKRALALMFCLAAPVAHAQMLQPGLWELTSSNMQVDGQALPDLQLMLGQLKNLPPEQRAMMEQMMQKQGVTLGGQGVRFCLTEAQVKSDDIPLTDPKSGCSQKITARNGQTWNFQFSCPKAQGTGQAQFLSNREFTTKVVGTFNATGQQQNGSMDTRAVWLGPQCGAVAPRS
- the cls gene encoding cardiolipin synthase: MDFHSPYFFGYILAFIHLVGAVAAIHALLTVRTAQGAIAWAMPLFFIPYFTLIPYLVFGRSSFDAYIKARRDANSEMRNAITNLNWRPWIEEAVAARRSDAYASLRAMPKLGRMPALANNEVKLLINGQASFDAMFAAIEQARQTILVQFFIIHDDELGRRLQTLLLKKAAEGVAIFVLYDRIGSHALPASYSEKLRAGSVQIKAFATHGGWLNRFQINFRNHRKIVVVDGLKGYLGGHNVGDEYLGLKPPLSPWRDTHVQVIGPVVACLQESFAEDWFWATRELPPMNLPESFPEQGVLCQLLASGPADAQETCSLFFVEAIHAATERVWITSPYFIPDEAVTAALHLAVLRGVDVRLLLPSRPDHYVVYAASTLFAFDAVRAGVRVFRYKPGFLHQKVVLVDNEITAIGSANLDNRSFRLNFELMLLTVDTNFAREVEAMLTDDFNLSHEISLEESRETRHLHQLGMRVARLISPIL
- a CDS encoding N-acetylmuramoyl-L-alanine amidase, with protein sequence MHRRQILLNMLLASAALALPFGASATQIRNARLWRSDDKLRLVLDLSGPVQYKTFTLVAPDRLIIDVSGSRLTGDFSQLALDRTVIKSIRSGHYGHCDDTRIVLDLTAPVQLNSFLLGPEGGQGHRLVLDLSSTASAPVQMAAVAPPPPVQAQATDKAHPKRDIMVVVDAGHGGKDPGAVGSRGEREKDVVLSIAQLLAKRLKREKGFDVRLVRNDDFFVPLRKRVEFAHKSKADMFISVHADAAPRLTASGASVFALSEGGATSATARFMAQRENGADLLGATSLLNLKDKDPMLAGVILDMSMNATIAASLQLGHTVLGSLEGITTLHQKRVEQAGFAVLKSPDVPSILVETGFISNSRDSQRLVTARHQQAVADGLFEGLQRYFQRNPPLDSHMAWVQEQKKQAQA